Below is a genomic region from Pectobacterium polaris.
GCAAACGCTGTCCGCAAATTATCCGCATATTGATACACTTTCTATGGGGATGACGGACGACATGCGCGCGGCGATTACCGCGGGCAGCACGCTGGTACGCATTGGTACGGCAATCTTTGGCGCGCGCGACTATTCAGCAAAAGGCGCCTAAACAGTCAGTCAAGCGTGTAGCTGTCAGTAAAAGGTCCATAAACAGCAGAGTACGCGCTGAACGACACGTCATCTTTGACAGAATACAAACGGAACAGGTGATTAGCGATAATGCAGATGCAGCAACGTAAAATAGCGTTTATTGGTGCCGGAAACATGGCGCAGGCCATTATCGCCGGATTGGTCAATGGCGGTTATCCCGCTCAACACATCAGCGTCTGCGCGCCTTCGGGTAAGAACCGCGATGCGCTGGCGGCACAGTATGGCGTCATCAGCAGCGCGGACAATGTCAGTTGCGCTCAGGAAGCGGACGTCATTGTGCTGGCCGTCAAACCGCAGATGATGGCAACAGTTTGCGAACCGCTGCGTGAGCAGGTCAACTTCGGCGGTAAGCTGGTGCTCTCGATTGCGGCAGGCATCAACATCGCCCGTTTTCAGGCGCTGCTGGGTGAACCGCTGAATATCGTGCGGATTATGCCCAACACGCCGTCTCTGGTCGGTAAAGGCATGAGCGGAATGTATGCCCCCGCCTCCGTCAATCAGGCTGATAAAGACTTCACGGCACAGCTGATGCAGAGCGTCGGTAAAATTTGCTGGGTGGATAGCGAGCAAGGCATTAACGGCGTGATCGCCGCGGCGGGCAGCGCACCAGCCTACTTCTTCCTGTTTATGGAAGCGATGCAGCAGGAAGCCATCCGTCAGGGATTCAGCCAGGACACAGCTCGCCTGCTGGTGCAGCAGGCTGCGTCCGGCGCTGCCGCGCTGGTTGAAG
It encodes:
- the proC gene encoding pyrroline-5-carboxylate reductase, producing the protein MQQRKIAFIGAGNMAQAIIAGLVNGGYPAQHISVCAPSGKNRDALAAQYGVISSADNVSCAQEADVIVLAVKPQMMATVCEPLREQVNFGGKLVLSIAAGINIARFQALLGEPLNIVRIMPNTPSLVGKGMSGMYAPASVNQADKDFTAQLMQSVGKICWVDSEQGINGVIAAAGSAPAYFFLFMEAMQQEAIRQGFSQDTARLLVQQAASGAAALVEANPDTPLSTLRENVTSKGGTTAEALRVFNEQQLTQTVAEAMQAAIARAQEMETLF